The Glycine soja cultivar W05 chromosome 15, ASM419377v2, whole genome shotgun sequence region tttttcaaagaattcgTTTATGCCCAATTGTTATTTTGGCCATGAGAGGGACAACCTGACACGCAACCCAAGCTACTTGCCAAAAGACAACGTCAATCCTATTTAAGTAAAGCTCCAAATTCAGATTTTTCTGTACTCCACACCTGAGTTGTTGCCTTCTCATGTTAATTTGTGTTGGGTTGTGAGTATTTATCTTCCTTTACAGCTTATTTTTAATGTCTTGCTTATTCATGTTCCCTTTGAGACATTtagttttgacttttgataGTTATGCATTAGTtttgcttatttatttattttgactttAGCTTATGTGTAGAATCAATCAAACTAACCAGCTAGGTACAAGTAGGTCTCGCATGATTTGATTTTCATGTGATTCGTATGAATGAATGGTTTCTGGTAAAATTGTAAgactttcttaataaatatgTGGACTTTGACTCTCTTTGCTTATTTATGACTTTGTTGTGTTTCTAGGCATAAAACATAAATGAATCTTGTGCTTTTTCCGTGGGTTTGAGATGGATGAGGATGATGATGAAGGAAAACTATGtgatctttctctctcttcaaggATCAAAGGGAAATTAGATTAattgtgatgatgatgatcagaGAGGAAAAGGGTGTGAAGCCTGTTCTACTAAAATTTGGTTTGGCTTTGGCTCTTTCATTTGCTGGATTTATCTACTCACGCCTCAGAACCAGAAGAATCAAGCCCTCCAAGTCACGCAAGGGGTGTTCTTTCGGTTTGTTTTTGCCTCTTAGCAATATTTTATCTCTCCTTTTGCCCctttgtttccttgatggtgaaCCTAatgtctttttcatttttggggGAGGTATAGGGGCAGCATTAAGTACTTGCAACGCCATTTCAGAGGGAAATTTTCTATGTTCTGTAAGTTTCTTTTGTGGCACAAgtatttttctgatttttttaaatctgtcattttaattagtatttaatGTTGATTCATTATTATCAACGTAAAACTTGACTATCTAGGAAGTGTAATTATTTTagtaatggaaaaaaaaaggtgcTAAGAGAGCCTTGTCCCTCTCAAATGGGTCCACCAAGCTTTATTCTATAAGTTGGAATTTATGTAACTTCTAGACATCAAGGGTTTCGgacaaaaagaaaagcaaacatCTAGGAAGTGTAATTCTTTTAGTGAATTAGTAGTGTGTTAGATAGTAGGTACCCATAGCCATTAGTTAGTTAGGTTAATGGACTAAACTAGTTTGAATAAGGCTTGTTGTCTATAAATAAGAGGGAGAGGTTGAGAGAGACATCTCTGTCAATTTGAGAAAGGATTCTACAAAAGAGAAATAAGAAATTTGTAAtaggaaaataagaaaaataaactaaagtaAGGAGTTCAGAAAATATTTGCTCGGCCAATTGAGTTCAAACATTTAAACCTTCTCTGTTATAGTCGTTGTGTCTAAGATACTTTTGAGTAAACAGATAATTGTATagcttttctcctttttttagaaaaataaaaactaagatAGGGTTATTAAATTCCTTTTAATGCAGGAAGAAACATGCATCAACAAGGTGATAAGTGATAAATCTCCCATTTCTCTCTCTCCTGACAGTACACAAAATGGAGATGAAGATGAGTTCCTCCTACCTGAATTTAATGATCTTGTTAAGGACGTAGACTTTGAAGCCACTGTTGTCAGAAATTCTTTTAAAGAAGATATGGGAGCAGCATGGTTAAAAGTAGGATCTTCTATAGCATATTCTGGTCCCGAGAAGGATGACTATGAGCAAGAGGTACGTCAACTCAGGAACATGATTAGAATGCTTCAAGACAGGGAACAAAGTCTTGAGGTTCAACTGCTTGAGTTCTGTGGTCTTAGAGAGCAAGAAACAGCAGTGATGGAGCTCCAAAATAGATTGAAAGCAAGTACCATGGAGGTAAAGATCTTCAATCTAAAGGTTAAGACCTTACAGTCTGAGAATTGGAGATTAAAGGAACAGGTTGCTGATCATGAAAAAGTGCTGACTGAGCTTGAGAATGCAAAAGCGCAAGTCGAATTGCTCAATAAGAAAATTAGGCATGAAACTGAACAGAATAGGGAGAAGATCATAACTCTTAAACAGAAAGTTTCAAGGTTGCAAGACCAAGAATGCAAAGATGCTGCTTATGATCAAGATATTCAAATAAAGATGCAAAAGCTAAAGTATCTTGAGTCTGAAGCAGAAGAGTTGAGGAAATCTAATTTAAGATTGCAGATAGAAAATTCTGACTTAGCTCGAAGATTGGATTCTACCCAGATCCTTGCAAATGCATTTCTGGAAGACCCAGAGGTAGGAAGATTATAGTCACGTACTCTTTTCCTTTAGTTTAGTCACTGCTTGTTAACagtaaatttttatcttatgcTTTTGGGGTGCAGGCAGGTGCTGTGAAGCAAGAAAGTGAGTGTCTTAAACAAGAAAATGTGCGCTTGATGAAGGAAATTGAGCAATTTCAGTCTGATCGATGTTCAGATCTTGAAGAATTGGTATATCTGCGGTGGATAAATGCTTGCTTGCGATATGAACTAAGAAATTATCAAGCCCCACCTGGTAAAACAGTTGCAAAGGACTTAAGCAGAAGCTTAAGCCCTATGTCTGAGAAGAAAGCCAAGCAGCTTATACTTGAATATGCAAATGCTAATGGACCAGGGAACATTGTGGACTTTGATATAGACCAATGGTCCTCCTCACAGGCTTCTTCTATCACTGACTTTGGAGAGTGTGATGATTTTTCTTCTGCTGATAATTCATCTGCTGCCAGAACTAACACAAACCCGACCAAACTTTTTGGCAAGCTCAGGCAACTGATACAAGGTAAAGGTAGTAGTCATCACCATAGTCATGCTTCATCACAAGAAAAATCTGGATATCAAGATAGCAATCCTCTTTGTTTGAGCACATCAACCAGAAGTGAGGGTCTTAGGAGTGAGTTTGCAACCCCCATTGCCACCTCTAGAACTTCCCTTGATTTCTCTAGTTTGACGAGTGTGAAGGAAGGTGATAGGAGAAATTCAGATAGTTGTGTCATGGGAAGCTCAAATAAATTCAGTACACGAAAAAAAGGTTCCTTTTCAGATTCCTTAGGCTTGGAGAAAAATAATTTGGAGAAATATGCAGAAGCTTTAAAAGATTCTAGCGTGAGTGCTACACATCAAAGACGTAGAAGATCAGCATCATGTAGTTAGTTTATTGTAACTTATTATCAATATGCAAAGATCTTATCCTTTTGAACTGTGAATATCATGCATTAGAAATATAGGTGGTACAGTAGACAACGTAAATTAGCCGTTAGGTTAGTTCAGACACCATCCATGTATTAAATAAGAATGCATTTTCAGTCATAGGCTTACTTCAAATAAGAATGCATTTTCAATCATTGTCATACTTCAATATTATCTTAGTTCATATTACCACTGTACAACATTTTTTATCTTGGAAAATGATAGttgtcacaattttttttccgcAATTGGTTTACGAAGTGGGACGTGGCATAATGTCAGGCCTTATATGGGCGACATGATTAACCAGCAAACACGTTTTAAGATTTGGTGAATTTGCAATGAGAGAACCATGAGCCACATCATTTTTTATGACTTTCGTAACTCTGTTTTGGTATAATATATCATTGCTCACAAATTGTTAATATTTGCCTAATGTGTGCTTAGTATTGAATAACATCACAACTAATTGTTAGGATCAATAGCCTATATGTTGACGTCAATTCGTAGCTAATCGATGATATCATtgtaataagaaaatattaaaatctcaTTTTAGTGTTTATGTCTATTCTGTTCTTCTGAtttataatgttttatattCTCTTTTTTAGGTGATTCCGCAGGCATGTGCTTATGAATGTAAAATGGAAAGCATAGCAGCAGCaagaattttatttcaaatttggaCTTCGCTGTTCCTTGATTTTCATAATGACCATGACTAAATTTTggaataaggattaaaaaaaccCAATTAACATAACCGGTGTACTCCGAAACgagttaaaatgaaatttccTAAGATTTTATTAAACACTACAATACAGCAGGCTTTTACGGACTGTAGAAATAACAAATTTGTGCATAATGCATAGTGGTACACAGTTAGAACGTTTATGGCCTCATGAGCCTTTAAGTGATAAGGGCTATGCCTTGTACAATCAATGCATCGGCTAAAACTTGGTTAGCAGCTTGTGAAGGATGGACACTGTCCCAAAACACATATTGGGT contains the following coding sequences:
- the LOC114386462 gene encoding protein CHUP1, chloroplastic-like; its protein translation is MMMIREEKGVKPVLLKFGLALALSFAGFIYSRLRTRRIKPSKSRKGCSFGAALSTCNAISEGNFLCSEETCINKVISDKSPISLSPDSTQNGDEDEFLLPEFNDLVKDVDFEATVVRNSFKEDMGAAWLKVGSSIAYSGPEKDDYEQEVRQLRNMIRMLQDREQSLEVQLLEFCGLREQETAVMELQNRLKASTMEVKIFNLKVKTLQSENWRLKEQVADHEKVLTELENAKAQVELLNKKIRHETEQNREKIITLKQKVSRLQDQECKDAAYDQDIQIKMQKLKYLESEAEELRKSNLRLQIENSDLARRLDSTQILANAFLEDPEAGAVKQESECLKQENVRLMKEIEQFQSDRCSDLEELVYLRWINACLRYELRNYQAPPGKTVAKDLSRSLSPMSEKKAKQLILEYANANGPGNIVDFDIDQWSSSQASSITDFGECDDFSSADNSSAARTNTNPTKLFGKLRQLIQGKGSSHHHSHASSQEKSGYQDSNPLCLSTSTRSEGLRSEFATPIATSRTSLDFSSLTSVKEGDRRNSDSCVMGSSNKFSTRKKGSFSDSLGLEKNNLEKYAEALKDSSVSATHQRRRRSASCS